One genomic window of Ziziphus jujuba cultivar Dongzao chromosome 4, ASM3175591v1 includes the following:
- the LOC107417116 gene encoding uncharacterized protein LOC107417116 gives MIGIEEKGKLLCFIGLQVMQVLHLQPINGLWIKYPKINPFSQRRRQQKLCKSFCMQMSRTQRIMENISVSGEVGGAGGAYSYAALKRLDQLWSTLCSAQTVVQEPQKVVSTIPGLFSQSDLAEKEVDKFDVIVCGGTLGIFIATALSSRGLRVGIVEKNILKGREQEWNISRKELLELVEVGILLEDDIEEITAAKFNPNRCGFEEKGDIWVKDILNLGISPAKLIEIMKNRFTSMGGVIFEGCSLSSIRIYDDTAVAFLVEGKILSSRLIIDAMGNFSPVVKQIRSGRKPDGVCLVVGSCARGFSNNSTSDVIYSSSFVKKVGSSEVQLFWEAFPAGSGPVDRTTYMFTYVDPQPGSPKLEELLEEYWELMQDYQGVSLDDLELQRVIYGIFPTFRDSPLPAAFNRVLQFGDASGIQSPVSFGGFGSLTRHLGRLSTGIYEAINDDFLDSYNLSLLNPYMPNLSASWLFQRAMSAKQQSNVQPDFINDLLHVNFQSMQRLGDPVLRPFLQDVVQFGPLAKTLGLVMLTKPQILPSIFQQVGVPVLLDWSRHFAMLGCYTFLSTFIEPVIRPWLSGFPTQKKYEWKRRFEAWKYGAGLDYKL, from the exons ATGATAGGCATagaagaaaagggaaaattgCTTTGCTTCATAGGTCTACAAGTTATGCAGGTGCTTCATCTTCAACCCATTAATGGGTTATGGATAAAGTACCCAAAAATAAACCCCTTTTCTCAAAGAAGAAGACAACAGAAACTTTGCAAAAGCTTCTGCATGCAAATGTCTAGAACCCAG AGAATAATGGAGAATATTTCAGTGAGTGGTGAAGTTGGTGGTGCTGGTGGGGCGTACTCTTATGCTGCTTTGAAGAGGTTGGACCAACTCTGGTCTACCTTATGCTCTGCTCAAACAG TTGTGCAAGAACCCCAGAAAGTGGTTTCCACTATTCCTGGTCTTTTTAGCCAGTCTGATTTAGCTGAGAAGGAGGTTGATAAATTTGATGTCATAGTTTGTGGAGGAACATTGGGTATTTTCATTGCCACAGCCTTGAGTTCCAGAGGTCTTCGAGTAGGCATTGTGGAAAAGAATATACTAAAGGGG AGGGAACAAGAATGGAATATCTCAAGGAAAGAGCTCTTGGAACTTGTAGAAGTTGGAATTCTTCTAGAAGATGACATTGAAGAAATTACAGCTGCAAAATTTAATCCT AACAGATGTGGATTTGAAGAGAAGGGCGATATCTGGGTTAAAGACATCCTTAATCTCGGTATTTC ACCAGCTAAACTTATAGAGATTATGAAAAATCGTTTTACTTCAATGGGTGGAGTCATATTTGAAGGTTGTAGTTTGTCCAGCATTCGCATATATGATGACACAGCA GTCGCTTTCCTAGTTGAGGGGAAAATTCTGTCGTCTCGCCTTATCATTGATGCAATGGGGAACTTTTCACCTGTGGTAAAACAG ATAAGGAGTGGGAGGAAGCCTGATGGTGTTTGCCTTGTTGTGGGGTCTTGTGCTCGTGGTTTTAGCAACAATTCAACCAGTGATGTCATATATAGCAGTTCATTTGTAAAGAAAGTCGGATCGTCAGAAGTACAATTGTTTTGGGAG GCTTTTCCAGCTGGTTCAGGTCCTGTGGATCGTACTACTTACATGTTTACCTATGTGGATCCTCAGCCTGGATCTCCAAAGCTGGAAGAATTATTAGAAGAATACTGGGAATTGATGCAGGATTATCAG GGAGTTTCTCTTGATGACCTGGAGTTACAGAGGGTTATATATGGCATTTTCCCAACTTTTCGAGACAG TCCGCTGCCAGCAGCTTTTAACCGAGTTTTACAG TTTGGTGATGCTAGTGGTATACAATCACCTGTTTCATTTGGTGGTTTTGGGAGCTTGACAAGGCACCTTGGAAGACTGTCTACTG GAATATATGAAGCAATCAATGATGATTTTCTCGACTCATACAATTTGTCCTTGTTGAACCCATACATG CCCAACTTAAGTGCTTCATGGTTGTTCCAAAGAGCAATGTCAGCAAAGCAGCAGTCTAATGTTCAACCAGATTTTATTAATGATCTACTTCATGTAAACTTTCAGAGTATGCAG AGGCTGGGGGATCCTGTGCTTAGGCCATTTCTTCAG GATGTTGTACAATTTGGGCCTCTTGCCAAGACACTTGGACTAGTTATGTTAACCAAACCTCAAATTCTTCCATCTATATTCCAGCAG GTTGGTGTTCCTGTACTTCTTGACTGGTCTCGGCATTTTGCCATGTTAGGTTGCTATACGTTTCTGTCTACCTTTATTGAACCAGTAATAAG GCCATGGTTAAGTGGATTTCCAACCCAGAAGAAGTATGAATGGAAGCGGCGTTTTGAGGCTTGGAAATATGGAGCTGGTTTGGATTACAAGCTATGA
- the LOC107417119 gene encoding uncharacterized protein LOC107417119 translates to MAKVLVSSTFSSFSVNRSKSDHRNSRATNGVSYGIKALRIEKPLEELYNVRVERKASPERLAELGVSRWSIWKTGKGQLPWDWQVDQLVYIEEGEVRVVPEGSKRFMSFVAGDLVQYPKWFEADLFFNGPYQERYSFRAYGDD, encoded by the coding sequence ATGGCAAAGGTGCTCGTGAGTTCAACCTTCAGCTCCTTCTCAGTTAACAGAAGTAAGAGTGACCATAGAAACTCAAGAGCTACTAATGGAGTGAGTTACGGTATTAAGGCATTGCGGATTGAGAAACCCCTTGAGGAATTGTACAATGTGAGGGTGGAGAGGAAAGCATCGCCAGAGAGATTAGCAGAGCTAGGGGTATCAAGATGGTCTATATGGAAGACAGGCAAGGGCCAGTTACCATGGGATTGGCAGGTGGATCAGCTGGTTTACATTGAGGAAGGGGAGGTTAGAGTTGTGCCAGAAGGGAGCAAGCGCTTCATGAGTTTTGTTGCCGGTGATCTTGTTCAATATCCAAAGTGGTTCGAGGCTGACCTCTTCTTCAACGGTCCATACCAAGAACGTTACAGTTTCAGAGCATATGGTGATGACTAA
- the LOC107417125 gene encoding chromatin remodeling protein EBS-like translates to MAKTKPGKKDLDSYTIKGTNKVVRPGDCVLMRPSDSDKPPYVARVEKIEADHRNNVKVRVRWYYRPEESIGGRRQFHGAKELFLSDHYDVQSAHTIEGKCTVHSFKNYTKLENVGAEDYFCRFEYKAATGGFTPDRVAVYCKCEMPYNPDDLMVQCEGCKDWFHPSCMGMTIEDAKKLDHFLCSDCSSDDDAKRSLNAFPVSPSVETKVEPKRRKR, encoded by the exons ATGGCCAAGACCAAACCTGGCAAAAAGGACCTTGACTCGTACACCATCAAAGGCACCAACAAAGTCGTCCGAC CTGGTGATTGTGTGTTGATGCGACCATCGGATTCAGATAAGCCTCCGTACGTGGCGCGTGTTGAGAAGATCGAAGCTGATCACCGGAACAATGTAAAGGTACGGGTTCGGTGGTATTACCGGCCAGAGGAGTCGATCGGAGGTAGGAGACAGTTCCATGGTGCGAAAGAGCTGTTTTTGTCGGACCACTATGATGTTCAGAGTGCGCACACTATTGAAGGGAAGTGTACAGTGCATTCATTCAAGAACTACACCAAGCTTGAGAATGTGGGAGCTGAGGACTACTTCTGTAGGTTCGAGTACAAGGCCGCCACTGGAGGGTTCACCCCGGACCGTGTGGCCGT GTACTGTAAATGTGAGATGCCATATAACCCGGACGACCTTATGGTGCAGTGTGAAGGATGCAAGGACTG GTTTCATCCCTCTTGCATGGGTATGACCATTGAagatgcaaaaaaattggatcacTTTTTGTGTTCTGATTGTTCATCCGATGATGATGCTAAAAGATCTTTGAATGCATTTCCAGTATCACCATCTGTTGAGACTAAG GTGGAGCCAAAGCGCCGGAAGAGATGA
- the LOC107417117 gene encoding serine/threonine protein phosphatase 2A 59 kDa regulatory subunit B' gamma isoform: MIKQILGKIPRKPSKSSHGDSYSDGGATVHSSAKSSYGTNSINSSKPTPASSKSSTTRSSNGTLAPHSSTVNKSNQAKKSAPVATTQVGPPLLAPTVYEALPSFHDVPSAEKQNLFLKKLNMCCVVFDFSDPLKNLKEKDIKRQTLFELVDYILSVNSKFNEVTMQEITKMVAANLFRTFPSPCHENKVLEMYDLEEEEPTMEPAWPHLQIVYEFLLRFVASPEIDAKLAKRYVDHSFVLRLLDLFDSEDQRERDYLKTILHRIYGKFMVHRPFIRKAINNIFYRFIFETEKHNGIAELLEILGSIINGFAVPLKEEHKLFLVRALIPLHKPKCVSLYHQQLSYCITQFVEKDVKLADTVIRGLLKYWPVTNSSKEVMFLSELEEVLEATQAAEFQRCMVPLFRQIARCLNSSHFQVSERALFLWNNDHIRNLITQNRQVILPVVFPALERNIQGHWNQAVQSLTLNVRKIFSDADQALFDECLVRFQEDEIKEKERQEKLKLAWKRLEDVAASNAVSNEAVLVSKYASSVAIATSTKLRATPGS; the protein is encoded by the exons ATGATCAAACAAATACTGGGTAAGATTCCTCGGAAACCGTCAAAATCATCGCATGGTGATTCGTATAGTGATGGAGGGGCAACTGTACATTCGTCTGCAAAATCCTCTTATGGAACCAATTCAATTAACAGCTCAAAACCCACGCCAGCttcttcaaaatcttcaaccacaCGCTCAAGTAATGGGACTCTTGCACCGCACTCATCAACTGTGAATAAATCGAATCAAGCCAAGAAATCTGCTCCAGTGGCAACAACCCAAGTGGGGCCTCCTTTGTTGGCTCCAACGGTATATGAAGCTTTGCCGAGTTTCCATGATGTCCCAAGTGCAGAGAAGCAGAATCTGTTCCTTAAGAAATTGAATATGTGCTGTGTTGTCTTTGATTTCAGTGACCCCTTGAAGAATCTTAAAGAGAAGGATATTAAGCGGCAAACTTTGTTTGAGCTTGTTGATTATATCTTGTCTGTAAATTCCAAGTTCAATGAGGTGACGATGCAAGAGATTACAAAGATGGTCGCAGCCAATCTGTTTCGAACATTCCCATCTCCCTGTCATGAGAATAAGGTCCTTGAAATGTATGACCTTGAAGAGGAGGAGCCAACTATGGAACCTGCTTGGCCTCATCTTCAGATCGTGTATGAATTCCTGTTGAGATTTGTTGCTTCACCAGAGATAGATGCCAAGCTAGCAAAAAGATATGTTGACCATTCCTTTGTGTTGAGATTGCTCGACTTGTTCGACTCTGAGGACCAAAGGGAGAGGGATTACTTAAAGACAATCCTCCACCGCATCTATGGCAAGTTCATGGTGCATCGTCCCTTCATTAGGAAAGCCATCAACAATATCTTCTATCGCTTCATTTTTGAGACTGAGAAGCACAATGGGATTGCAGAGTTGCTTGAGATATTGGGAAGCATAATTAATGGGTTTGCTGTACCTTTGAAGGAAGAGCACAAGCTGTTCCTTGTCCGTGCATTGATACCCCTTCACAAACCAAAATGCGTTTCTTTGTACCATCAGCAGCTTTCATATTGCATTACTCAGTTTGTGGAGAAAGATGTCAAGCTGGCTGATACTGTAATTCGAGGTCTTTTAAAGTATTGGCCTGTAACTAATAGTTCAAAGGAGGTTATGTTCCTTTCTGAGTTGGAAGAAGTTCTGGAAGCCACCCAGGCGGCAGAATTTCAGCGGTGCATGGTACCTTTATTTCGTCAAATCGCCCGCTGCCTCAACAGCTCACATTTTCAG GTATCAGAACGTGCATTGTTTTTGTGGAACAATGACcatataagaaatttaataacaCAGAACCGTCAAGTGATTCTTCCTGTAGTTTTCCCAGCATTGGAGAGAAACATACAGGGTCATTGGAATCAAGCTGTTCAGAGTTTGACGTTGAATGTGAGAAAGATTTTCTCTGATGCTGATCAAGCACTTTTTGATGAATGTTTGGTCAGATTTCAAGAAGATGAAATCAAGGAGAAGGAAAGACAGGAAAAGCTGAAATTGGCTTGGAAGCGCTTGGAAGACGTGGCTGCCTCTAATGCTGTAAGCAATGAGGCTGTTCTTGTTTCAAAGTATGCCTCTTCTGTTGCCATTGCTACCAGCACAAAGTTGCGTGCTACTCCTGGCAGTTGA
- the LOC107417107 gene encoding uncharacterized protein LOC107417107 — protein MSFIAGRLAAGKEGAYFFQESKQAVGRIVSQKKLPSTPSQQPPPSSSSSLIVEQEAQADVLHEVLRHSLPPKIFHDPSASSSSSPYSASKWVLKSDPNYRYSISAEALNPLRAYLSLPQVTFGAKRWEIPKVENSVLASTANELRQDRHTPFNPEKLKAAAEGLAYVGKAFAIATAIIFGGATLVFGLAASKLELQSSDDIRAKGRDLVEPKLQTIREQLIPLKDWAENKSKKWHIEREEDVKQKPIVKELAKILGAKTSNSN, from the exons ATGAGTTTCATAGCGGGGAGATTGGCAGCAGGGAAAGAGGGAGCATATTTTTTCCAGGAATCCAAACAGGCCGTGGGTCGTATTGTATCCCAGAAGAAGCTTCCATCGACGCCTTCTCAACAacctcctccttcttcttcttcttctctgatTGTTGAGCAGGAAGCCCAAGCTGATGTGCTTCACGAGGTGTTACGCCACTCTTTGCCCCCAAAGATTTTCCATGATccctctgcttcttcttcttcgtctcccTACTCGGCCTCCAAATGGGTTCTCAAGTCAGACCCTAACTACCGCTATTCCATCTCTGCTGAGGCTCTTAACCCTCTAAGGGCCTACCTTTCTCTGCCTCAGGTCACTTTTGGCGCCAAAAG GTGGGAAATTCCAAAAGTAGAAAACTCGGTTTTGGCCTCAACAGCTAACGAATTGCGTCAAGACAGGCATACCCCTTTCAATCCTGAGAAGTTGAAGGCTGCAGCTGAAGGGCTTGCATATG TTGGAAAGGCTTTTGCTATTGCCACAGCAATAATATTTGGTGGTGCCACTTTAGTGTTTGGACTGGCAGCATCGAAACTGGAGCTGCAAAGT AGTGATGATATCCGAGCTAAAGGACGAGACCTTGTTGAGCCAAAACTTCAGACTATTAGGGAGCAACTGATTCCCTTAAAAGATTGG GCTGagaataaatcaaagaaatggCATATAGAAAGGGAGGAAGATGTTAAACAAAAGCCTATCGTAAAGGAACTTGCTAAAATTTTGGGTGCAAAGACCTCCAACTCAAATTGA